In one Fundulus heteroclitus isolate FHET01 chromosome 3, MU-UCD_Fhet_4.1, whole genome shotgun sequence genomic region, the following are encoded:
- the LOC118559863 gene encoding nuclear receptor coactivator 7-like translates to MWGAAECRIRQKIGGMRKRQEHITVLYFARTYMEPHVEIITVKDSKRSVSLCNSVESEPESEYQETEDALPVLKHESQLLDDYHLQKLAAHMPPKAQCYPWQLVYSTAIHGTSLRTLYRNMAGLDSPVLLVIKDMHKKVFGAFCSDPLRVSKYFYGTGETFLFSFSPDFQHYRWSGENSYFVSGNWESLQIGGGGGCFGLWLDSDLYHGASFSCPTFHNAPLSTHEDFTVLDVEVWTVPI, encoded by the exons ATgtggggagcagcagagtgcagAATAAGACAGAAAATAGGAGGTATGAGGAAAAGACAGGAACACATCACGGTGCTTTACTTTGCCAGAACCTATATGGAGCCACATGTTGAG ATCATCACAGTGAAGGACTCAAAGCGTAGCGTGAGTCTGTGCAACTCAGTGGAGTCTGAGCCAGAGAGTGAGTACCAGGAGACGGAGGATGCACTCCCTGTCCTGAAACATGAGAGCCAGCTGCTAGATGATTATCACCTCCAGAAG CTTGCTGCTCACATGCCTCCAAAGGCCCAGTGTTATCCGTGGCAGCTGGTGTACAGCACCGCCATCCATGGAACAAGCCTGAGGACTCTCTACAGAAACATGGCTGGTCTGGACAGCCCTGTGCTGCTGGTCATCAAAGACATGCACAAAAAG GTTTTTGGGGCTTTTTGTTCGGATCCATTAAGAGTCAGCAAATATTTCTACGGCACTGGCGAGACCTTCTTGTTCAGCTTCAGCCCCGACTTCCAG CATTACAGGTGGAGCGGGGAGAACTCCTACTTTGTGAGCGGCAACTGGGAATCCCTGCAGATTGGAGGAGGAGG GGGGTGCTTTGGTCTCTGGCTGGACTCTGATTTGTACCACGGTGCGAGCTTCTCCTGCCCTACCTTCCACAACGCTCCTCTTTCCACACATGAAGATTTTACTGTTCTGGATGTTGAAGTCTGGACTGTGCCGATCTGA
- the hint3 gene encoding histidine triad nucleotide-binding protein 3 isoform X1 → MAEDLPSQPVQADTTKASSAPAEGYDKKCIFCRIVNNELGTELLHSDEDISCFRDIKPGAPHHYLVVPTKHVGNCKSLNKEHVPLVKQMVDVGKDVLQKNNVTDLADVRFGFHWPPFCSVSHLHLHVLAPVSQMGFMSRLVYRLNSYWFVTDTNRRTNNPEYLTSVCIV, encoded by the exons ATGGCCGAGGATCTGCCTTCTCAGCCCGTTCAGGCTGATACAACCAAAGCTAGCAGTGCACCAGCAGAGGGATATGATAAGAAGTGTATTTTCTGCAGGATTGTAAACAATGAATTGGGCACAGAGCTGCTGCACAGC GATGAAGACATTTCCTGTTTCAGGGATATTAAACCTGGAGCTCCACATCATTACCTGGTTGTTCCAACTAAACATGTTGGAAACTGTAAATCCCTCAACAAAGAACATGTGCCTTTGG tgAAACAAATGGTTGATGTTGGGAAGGATgtgttacaaaaaaacaacgtaACAGATCTCGCTGATGTCAG GTTTGGTTTTCATTGGCCGCCATTCTGTTCCGTCTCACACTTACACCTTCATGTTCTGGCCCCTGTCAGTCAAATGGGCTTCATGTCCCGCCTTGTCTACAGACTCAACTCCTACTGGTTTGTCACA GACACAAACAGAAGAACAAATAATCCTGAATATCTGACATCAGTTTGCATTGTCTAA
- the hint3 gene encoding histidine triad nucleotide-binding protein 3 isoform X2, with protein MAEDLPSQPVQADTTKASSAPAEGYDKKCIFCRIVNNELGTELLHSDEDISCFRDIKPGAPHHYLVVPTKHVGNCKSLNKEHVPLVKQMVDVGKDVLQKNNVTDLADVRFGFHWPPFCSVSHLHLHVLAPVSQMGFMSRLVYRLNSYWFVTADQLIELLSSKGETN; from the exons ATGGCCGAGGATCTGCCTTCTCAGCCCGTTCAGGCTGATACAACCAAAGCTAGCAGTGCACCAGCAGAGGGATATGATAAGAAGTGTATTTTCTGCAGGATTGTAAACAATGAATTGGGCACAGAGCTGCTGCACAGC GATGAAGACATTTCCTGTTTCAGGGATATTAAACCTGGAGCTCCACATCATTACCTGGTTGTTCCAACTAAACATGTTGGAAACTGTAAATCCCTCAACAAAGAACATGTGCCTTTGG tgAAACAAATGGTTGATGTTGGGAAGGATgtgttacaaaaaaacaacgtaACAGATCTCGCTGATGTCAG GTTTGGTTTTCATTGGCCGCCATTCTGTTCCGTCTCACACTTACACCTTCATGTTCTGGCCCCTGTCAGTCAAATGGGCTTCATGTCCCGCCTTGTCTACAGACTCAACTCCTACTGGTTTGTCACA GCAGATCAGCTGATAGAGCTTCTCAGCTCTAAAGGAGAGACAAACTGA